A stretch of DNA from Oryza brachyantha chromosome 9, ObraRS2, whole genome shotgun sequence:
CTCGACCGCCTCTCCCTCCGGTACGAGCGGGAGGGCGAGCCGTCGCtgctggcggcggtggaccTGTTCGTCAGCACGGTGGACCCGCTCAAGGAGCCGCCGCTGGTGACGGCCAACACGGTGCTCTCCATCCTCGCCGTCGACTACCCCGTCGACAAGGTGTCCTGCTACgtctccgacgacggcgcgtccATGCTCACCTTCGAGTCGCTGTCGGAGACGGCGGAGTTCGCTCGCAAGTGGGTGCCCTTCTGCAAGAAGTTCAGCATCGAGCCCCGCGCCCCGGAGTTCTACTTCTCCCAGAAGGTCGACTACCTCAAGGACAAGGTCCACCCCAACTTCGTCCAAGAACGCCGCGCCATGAAGGTAGGTAGCCGGCCGCGTCGCCATTGCCCGATCATGCATGCCGGAGCATTGCTTTTGACACATTCTGGCCGTGTTTTCGATCGAGCAGAGAGAGTACGAGGAGTTCAAGGTGAGGATCAACGCGCTGGTGGCGAAGGCGCAGAAGGTGCCGGCGGAGGGGTGGATCATGAAGGACGGCACGCCGTGGCCGGGGAACAACACCCGCGACCACCCCGGCATGATCCAGGTGTTCCTCGGCCACAGCGGCGGCCACGACACCGAGGGCAACGAGCTCCCCCGCCTCGTCTACGTCTCCCGTGAGAAGCGCCCCGGCTTCCAGCACCACAAGAAGGCCGGCGCCATGAACGCCCTCGTACGCCCACCTCCACCACACCACACTGTTctctaaaacttaaaaaaagctTACGactttatgaaaaaaaaaacttctttttttttcttggtagATTCGTGTGTCGGCCGTGCTGACGAACGCGCCGTTCATGCTCAACCTGGACTGCGATCACTACATCAACAACAGCAAGGCCATCCGGGAGTCGATGTGCTTCCTCATGGATCCGCAGGTCGGCCGGAAGGTGTGCTACGTGCAGTTCCCGCAGAGGTTCGACGGCATCGACATCCACGACCGATACGCCAACCGGAACACCGTCTTCTTCGACGTGAGCCCCTccagctaattaattacctaGATATTGATGAACATTCTTCAATTGATCCAGATCCAACGAGCAAATGTGACTGAAATCTTTGTCTTGTTGAGACCACAGATCAACATGAAGGGGCTGGATGGGATCCAGGGCCCGGTGTACGTCGGGACGGGATGCGTGTTCAGGAGGCAGGCGCTGTACGGCTACAACCCTCCCAAGGGGCCCAAGAGGCCCAAGATGGTGACCTGCGACTGCTGCCCCTGCTTCGGCCGGAAGAAGCGGAAGCACGCCAAGGACGGCCTGCCGGAGACCATGGCCGACGCCGGTGAGTCCCAATCCAAAGCAACAAGGTAAGGAAATGGATATTGATGGAGATGTTGACGGGACAGAGTTTGTGTGATGCAGGGATGGACAGCGACAAGGAGATTCTCATGTCGCAGATGAATTTTGAGAAGCGGTTCGGGCAGTCGGCGGCGTTCGTGACGTCGACGCTCATGGAGGAAGGCGgcgtgccgccgtcgtccagccccgccgcgctgctcaaGGAGGCCATCCATGTCATCAGCTGCGGCTACGAGGACAAGACCGACTGGGGCCTCGAGGTAACCTAACTAACCAACACTACCGCCATTATCAATCTCTTGCGAGTGAACGAACGCAAtgggtgatcgatcgatcgatgtgaACGCCATGGATGCAGCTCGGGTGGATCTACGGGTCGATCACGGAGGACATCCTGACGGGGTTCAAGATGCACTGCCGCGGGTGGAGGTCGGTGTACTGCATGCCGAAGAGGGCGGCGTTCAAGGGGTCGGCGCCGATCAACCTGTCGGACCGTCTCAACCAGGTGCTCCGGTGGGCTCTCGGCTCCGTCGAGATCTTCTTCAGCCGGCACAGCCCGCTGCTCTACGGCTACAAGAACGGCAACCTCAAGTGGCTCGAGCGCTTCTCCTACATCAACACCACCATCTACCCCTTCACCTCGCTGCCCCTCCTCGCCTACTGCACCCTCCCGGCCGTCTGCCTCCTCACCGGCAAGTTCATCATGCCTCCGGTCAGTgccattcttcttcttcttcttcttcttcttcttcttcttcttcttctttcgtGGCTGTTGCCGCCAAAACTGCAGGTTCAAAATGTTTGACGTGTTTGTGTTGTTGGTGGTAACATGTTGCAGATTAGCACGTTCGCGAGCTTGTTCTTCATCGCGCTCTTCATCTCCATCTTCGCGACGGGCATCCTCGAGATGAGGTGGAGCGGGGTGAGCATCGAGGAGTGGTGGAGGAACGAGCAGTTCTGGGTCATCGGCGGCGTGTCGGCGCACCTGTTCGCCGTGGTGCAGGGCCTGCTCAAGGTGCTGGCCGGCATCGACACGAACTTCACCGTCACGTCCAAggccaccggcgacgaggacgacgagttCGCCGAGCTCTACGCCTTCAAGTGGACCACCCTCCTCATCCCGCCCACCACGCTGCTCATCCTCAACATcatcggcgtcgtcgccggcatcTCCGACGCCATCAACAACGGGTACCAGTCGTGGGGCCCGCTCTTCGGGAAGCTCTTCTTCGCCTTCTGGGTCATCGTCCACCTCTACCCCTTCCTCAAGGGCCTCATGGGCAGGCAGAACAGGACGCCCACCATTGTTGTCATCTGGTCCGTGCTGCTCGCCTCCATCTTCTCCTTGCTCTGGGTCAGGATCGATCCGTTCACCGTCAAGGCCAAGGGGCCCGACGTCAGGCAGTGTGGCATCAACTGCTGAGCGATTTCTGGAGATTTGTGCATAGGGACAAACAAACAAGATCAATTTGTAAAAGTTTTGTATGGCTCATGTTGAGTTCGTGCTGTCCCTTTCCGTAATATTTTGGGGCCCAGAAATGGTTTAAAACTTTTGGAGAGGAAATGAACAAAGGACCAGGTTTTAATGTTACTAATCAACAGCTGCTGTGATTCATTCCTTGtttattagatattttttgCAGATGTGTTTGCTCATTGTTACTGCTGGTGTAGTGGTATCTGGTTGGTTAATTTGGAGCAAAATCGGTGTAGTGTGTTTGCTTtaaattagattaatctatttggtCAAGGGCTAATTAATATCCTTACAAGGAGTATGGCTTTCAGACTGCAGCATCAGTAGCTTTGCTTTTAAAATAAGGGCATGCCAGCCACTGTCAGCAAAGCACCTCTAAGCAGAATAACTAGAATTGTGAGTCTTGAAGCTAGGTAAGAAGTTAGGCAAGGCCTAGCACAAATAGAGACAGGGGAGAAGAGTAAACAGAACCTGAGAGCATCCAATAACCCATAAGGTCATCTCATAAGAATTCAACTCTTCTGTTCTAAAGTTCAACAACTACTACACAAGGTACTTCGACATTTCAACAAACTGAAATGTGTCCAGCACCAGTGTTATTTGGAGTAAACTGCaattcaaagaaaataaatattggtaCGAGTGAGATGTCAGCATTCACCCAACGTAAAGTTGGTTAAGCTGACAATGAGAGTAAAGCTACAGAACTATAAATCTAGCAACAAAAGTGCAAGGTggagaaaaatagaaatatatttttcattacttTAGCCCTTTCATTTCATATCTGTATTTTCTTTCCAGATGCCAAAAAGTTACAGTTGGAAAGAAGTCAAGAACAAAGCTCTATCATTGAAAAATGtaataactaaatttaaattttaaaacctaaaGAGAGGTGGGTGGGACCTGGATAGTTGTCTATATGGTGAGAACCATTTACACATGAGTCATTCTAAGTAAATCTATCTCTCTACGCACCATGAATTGTGAGCTGCACAGCATCACACCATGATCACCAGGGGATGTATTAACATTTGTTTGGCCTATTATTTCATCTCTGCAGACTCCTTGCTTGTTTGCACAATATGTTCAGATTGCCGCGGTCAACTTGCAGAGTCGTACCTGTTCAGAAGGTTGGTCTGGGACTTTTACATACTCAGATCGTCAATTCATATGACCAGGCACAGGCTTCAGTTGTGTGAGATGTGTCCGCAGGCTGGACTCCTGTACCTGAACAAAAATACAACAGCTAGATAAGGCTTTGTCTATCATCGCCAGTTCAGAGTCAGGTGGAGAGAAATTATATTATTGACACTCAAGGGCTCTGCTTACATGTAGAAAAGATAACATGAGATTACAATGTAAATACCTGAAGTTTTGCTGCCATAGCCAAGAGTTCTCTGCATTCATCAAGCATGACATTTTCTTGTCCTGCTATAACTGAAAGTTCTGATACCAAATATGTCCTGTCCTCAACCTGgtaacataatatatataatatgaaactaaGGAACCATGTAAAGAACTTGACAGAAGATGGAGGGGCAGGGgtccttttttatttctaaaaaaattggagataTCTAACTGTCACAAAGATGACTACATATGGGCATGGAACATCATAACATGTTACCAGAGATCAGTTTTCCTTATAAAAGGTAATTATTGCTCAGAATATGAACTAAACAACAAGCTAATGATACCAGTTTCATATGGATAACATATCTTGCTTTCtaagagagagaaatggaCAATAACATTTTCAGTTGTATGTACATTGTTATCTGACCTTTGGAAGCATACAACAAACTGCTGAACCCAAACCTTGCATGACATCAACAGCGGAGCTTACAGCATTCTTCAGAGCAACTACATCAGCCTgttaacaaaacaattaatgCCATTAACCAGAATCACAAAGCGGTAGTTGAGTATGAAGAAAATGCAAAACTGTTTGCAATTTAATTAATGCAACTTTCTACAACATACCTTTGCTCCTGATGTAACTGGAAGACGCAATGTGCTCGCTTTTAGAGCTTCAGTTGCACGAAATAATGAAatattgttttccttttcaagTGCTGGCCATTGTTCAAGGTAATCAATCTGAATCAAAATAACAGCACATTAAAATATTGTCGTATGCATTTGACAgtttatgtttttcctatttttgaCTTATTGTAGATACCAATTATTGTGTTTCATACTtgaaatgtgtatatattacCGATGCCTCCCTGATACAACACAATATTTAACCTTTGTGCCTTCTAAGCACATTATTTTGAATATTCCCGACACTGCTTTGATTGCAAAGATTGACACGGAAGTGTTGTCATATGACCCACTGGAGTTAATAAAATGATCTCTACGCCATTCAATAGAGGATGATCATTACATGAAATCTTATAAACCCCTACCTTCACATCTCATGTCCCCTATTCTGCAGTTCAATGTATACATTTCATCATTGCTAAGTTATCCTAAGTTTATCCTATTTTCATCAAAAGAGTTCTGCTGCTGTGTGTAGTCAGTCATTATCTTTCACAGAAGAGACCACATAGCAAATTGTTTGTATTCACTTTCACTGGCTGTTTTTGGATTGTGAATTTATGAGCATTATAGAAAGTCCATGTGAACTTGACACAAATTGGGATTATGTGTAAATGGGAGATGAATTGAATTTACAATGACCTTGGtagattatataatataaaaatcattaatGAGTGAGAATGGAGCGTACCTGCCCTTTAAGAATGCCATCGAGCTTCAACTCTTGCTCTAAGCATTGCAACATGATTCTTCTCATACTAACAGCATCCCTCAAGTTCAAAGTATTCCTCCAAACATTATAGATAACA
This window harbors:
- the LOC102716805 gene encoding cellulose synthase A catalytic subunit 9 [UDP-forming]; the protein is MEASAGLVAGSHNRNELVLIRGHEEPKPLRALSGQVCEICGDEVGLTVDGDLFVACNECGFPVCRPCYEYERREGTQNCPQCKTRYKRLKGSPRVPGDDDEEDIDDLEHEFNIDEKQKQLQQEEGMQNSHITEAMLHGKMSYGRGPDDGDGNSTPLPPIITGARSVPVSGEFPISNSHGHGEFSSSLHKRIHPYPVSEPGSAKWDEKKEVSWKERMDDWKSKQGIVAGGGAADPDDYDADVPLNDEARQPLSRKVAIASSKVNPYRMVIILRLVVLGFFLRYRILHPVPDAIPLWLTSIICEIWFAFSWILDQFPKWFPIDRETYLDRLSLRYEREGEPSLLAAVDLFVSTVDPLKEPPLVTANTVLSILAVDYPVDKVSCYVSDDGASMLTFESLSETAEFARKWVPFCKKFSIEPRAPEFYFSQKVDYLKDKVHPNFVQERRAMKREYEEFKVRINALVAKAQKVPAEGWIMKDGTPWPGNNTRDHPGMIQVFLGHSGGHDTEGNELPRLVYVSREKRPGFQHHKKAGAMNALIRVSAVLTNAPFMLNLDCDHYINNSKAIRESMCFLMDPQVGRKVCYVQFPQRFDGIDIHDRYANRNTVFFDINMKGLDGIQGPVYVGTGCVFRRQALYGYNPPKGPKRPKMVTCDCCPCFGRKKRKHAKDGLPETMADAGMDSDKEILMSQMNFEKRFGQSAAFVTSTLMEEGGVPPSSSPAALLKEAIHVISCGYEDKTDWGLELGWIYGSITEDILTGFKMHCRGWRSVYCMPKRAAFKGSAPINLSDRLNQVLRWALGSVEIFFSRHSPLLYGYKNGNLKWLERFSYINTTIYPFTSLPLLAYCTLPAVCLLTGKFIMPPISTFASLFFIALFISIFATGILEMRWSGVSIEEWWRNEQFWVIGGVSAHLFAVVQGLLKVLAGIDTNFTVTSKATGDEDDEFAELYAFKWTTLLIPPTTLLILNIIGVVAGISDAINNGYQSWGPLFGKLFFAFWVIVHLYPFLKGLMGRQNRTPTIVVIWSVLLASIFSLLWVRIDPFTVKAKGPDVRQCGINC